In Niallia sp. FSL W8-0635, one genomic interval encodes:
- the ssb gene encoding single-stranded DNA-binding protein, whose translation MMNRVVLVGRLTKDPELRYTPSGVAVASFTLAVNRTFTNQQGEREADFINCVIWRKPAENVANFLKKGSLAGVDGRIQTRSYDGQDGKRVYVTEVLAESVQFLEPRNSSANNRSDNMNYGAPREQDNPFGGSNNYQNQRPQTNRNNQDYTKVDEDPFANSGQIDISDDDLPF comes from the coding sequence ATGATGAATCGGGTAGTTCTTGTTGGCCGTTTAACTAAGGATCCGGAGTTGCGTTATACACCAAGTGGAGTTGCTGTTGCATCTTTCACTCTTGCAGTTAACCGTACGTTTACTAATCAGCAAGGCGAAAGAGAAGCAGACTTCATTAACTGTGTTATTTGGAGAAAACCAGCAGAAAACGTTGCTAACTTCTTGAAAAAAGGAAGTTTAGCAGGTGTCGATGGTCGTATTCAAACGCGTAGCTATGATGGACAAGACGGAAAACGTGTATATGTAACCGAAGTATTAGCGGAAAGTGTTCAGTTCTTAGAACCTAGAAACAGCTCTGCTAATAATAGAAGTGACAACATGAATTATGGTGCTCCAAGAGAACAAGATAATCCTTTTGGTGGATCAAATAATTATCAGAATCAGCGACCTCAAACAAATAGAAATAATCAGGATTACACAAAAGTGGATGAAGATCCGTTTGCAAATAGCGGTCAAATCGATATTTCAGATGATGATTTACCATTTTAA
- the rplI gene encoding 50S ribosomal protein L9, giving the protein MKVIFLKDVKGKGKKGEVKNVADGYAHNFLLKQGLAVEANSSAVSTLNAQKKKEEKQAIEELNKAKELKEKLEKVTVELHAKSGEGGRLFGSITSKQIADELNKKHQIKIDKRKIELNDAIRSLGVTKVPVKLHHEVSATLNVHVKELS; this is encoded by the coding sequence ATGAAAGTTATTTTTCTGAAAGATGTAAAAGGTAAAGGGAAAAAAGGAGAAGTTAAAAACGTTGCAGATGGCTATGCACATAACTTTCTTTTAAAGCAAGGATTGGCTGTAGAAGCAAATTCATCTGCAGTTAGCACGTTAAATGCTCAAAAGAAAAAAGAAGAGAAGCAAGCGATTGAAGAGCTAAATAAAGCAAAAGAATTAAAAGAAAAGCTAGAAAAAGTAACAGTTGAATTGCATGCAAAATCTGGTGAAGGTGGCAGATTGTTTGGTTCTATTACAAGTAAGCAAATTGCCGATGAATTAAATAAAAAGCACCAAATTAAGATTGATAAAAGAAAAATCGAATTAAATGATGCAATTCGTTCATTAGGAGTAACAAAGGTTCCTGTTAAGCTTCACCATGAAGTTTCAGCTACATTAAATGTGCATGTGAAGGAATTAAGCTAA
- a CDS encoding DHH family phosphoesterase yields MPTFLEKGSIRYPLICLIGITIIMLGILSFYNWLFSLIGLVLFITPFYFILRIDSRQRKETEEYITTLSYRVKKVGEEALMEMPIGIMLINDDYYIEWTNPFLASCFTEDTLVGRSLYDVSPSIIPLIKQEVETEIVTLHERKFRVIHKVEERLLYFFDVTEQTEIEKLYEDERTAIAIIFLDNYDDLTQGMDDQTRSSINNSVTAILNKWATDNGVLLKRISSDRFIAIFNEHILQNLEKGKFTILDDVRELTTKQNVPLTLSIGVGAGVSSLPELGNIAQSSLDLALGRGGDQVAIKQQNGKVKFYGGKTNPVEKRTRVRARVISHALKELVLDSDKVIIMGHKNPDMDAIGAAIGIHKVAQMNQKEAYIVINFQEIDTAVRRLIEEIKKQESLFTKFITPDQALEMATGDTLLVVVDTHKPSLVIEEHLLNKIEDVVVIDHHRRGEDFIENPLLVYMEPYASSTAELVTELLEYQPKNVKIEMLEATALLAGIIVDTKSFTLRTGARTFDAASYLRGQGADTVLVQKFLKEDIENYVKRAKIIENVQFYKEGIAIATAKEEEIVDSVLIAQTADTLLTMDGINASFVIAPRGETMIGISARSLGEINVQIIMESLHGGGHLTNAATQLSNMPMEEVEARLKLAIDEYFEGRRRE; encoded by the coding sequence TTGCCTACTTTTTTAGAGAAAGGATCCATACGGTATCCATTAATATGTTTAATCGGTATTACCATTATCATGCTTGGAATCCTCTCTTTTTATAACTGGTTATTTTCCTTAATTGGGTTAGTCCTTTTTATTACTCCTTTTTATTTCATCTTACGAATAGATAGTCGTCAAAGAAAAGAAACAGAGGAGTATATAACCACACTTTCTTACCGCGTTAAAAAAGTGGGGGAAGAGGCACTAATGGAAATGCCAATAGGAATCATGCTTATAAATGATGATTATTATATTGAATGGACAAATCCCTTTTTAGCATCTTGTTTTACAGAGGATACACTTGTTGGAAGGTCTTTATATGATGTCTCTCCTTCGATTATTCCTTTAATTAAGCAAGAGGTAGAAACGGAAATCGTTACATTGCATGAAAGAAAATTTCGCGTTATTCATAAAGTGGAAGAGCGTTTATTATATTTCTTCGATGTTACAGAACAAACAGAAATTGAGAAGCTTTATGAAGATGAACGCACTGCAATTGCAATTATCTTTTTAGATAATTATGATGATTTAACACAAGGGATGGACGACCAGACAAGAAGTAGTATAAATAATAGTGTTACTGCAATTTTAAATAAATGGGCTACAGATAATGGCGTCCTATTAAAACGAATATCTTCTGATCGGTTCATCGCTATTTTTAATGAACATATTCTTCAAAACCTGGAAAAAGGGAAATTTACGATATTAGATGATGTTCGGGAATTAACTACAAAGCAGAATGTTCCTTTAACACTTAGTATTGGAGTAGGGGCTGGTGTATCCTCCTTACCTGAGCTAGGGAATATTGCACAATCAAGTCTTGATTTAGCCTTAGGAAGAGGCGGAGATCAAGTGGCAATCAAGCAGCAAAATGGTAAAGTGAAATTCTATGGTGGAAAAACCAATCCAGTAGAAAAACGAACAAGAGTTAGGGCAAGAGTGATTTCTCATGCTTTAAAGGAATTAGTTTTAGATAGTGATAAAGTTATTATAATGGGGCATAAAAATCCGGATATGGATGCTATTGGTGCGGCGATTGGAATTCATAAAGTAGCGCAGATGAACCAAAAAGAAGCCTATATTGTCATTAACTTTCAGGAAATCGATACTGCTGTTAGAAGGCTGATTGAAGAAATTAAAAAGCAAGAGTCCTTATTTACGAAATTTATTACGCCTGATCAAGCTTTAGAGATGGCAACAGGAGATACGTTGCTAGTAGTAGTAGATACACACAAGCCTTCTTTAGTGATTGAAGAGCATTTATTGAATAAAATAGAGGATGTAGTAGTAATTGACCATCACCGACGTGGTGAGGATTTTATCGAAAATCCGTTACTCGTCTATATGGAACCATATGCTTCCTCAACAGCTGAACTTGTAACCGAATTATTAGAATATCAACCGAAAAATGTTAAAATTGAAATGTTAGAAGCAACAGCCTTATTAGCTGGAATTATTGTCGATACGAAAAGCTTTACCTTACGAACAGGAGCTCGAACCTTTGATGCCGCCTCCTATTTGAGAGGACAGGGAGCAGACACAGTACTTGTTCAAAAGTTTCTAAAAGAGGACATTGAAAACTATGTTAAAAGAGCGAAAATTATTGAAAATGTTCAATTTTATAAAGAGGGTATTGCAATAGCGACGGCTAAGGAGGAAGAAATAGTAGATAGTGTTTTAATTGCTCAAACTGCAGATACATTATTAACAATGGATGGAATCAATGCCTCCTTTGTAATAGCGCCTAGAGGAGAAACTATGATTGGAATAAGTGCTCGTTCTTTAGGGGAAATCAATGTTCAAATCATAATGGAAAGCCTACATGGTGGAGGACATTTAACAAATGCAGCTACACAACTCTCAAATATGCCAATGGAAGAAGTAGAGGCTAGATTAAAGTTAGCAATTGATGAGTATTTTGAAGGGAGAAGAAGAGAATGA
- the rpsR gene encoding 30S ribosomal protein S18, translating into MGGRRGGRAKRRKVCYFTANGITKIDYKDVDLLKKFISERGKILPRRVTGTSAKYQRKLTIAIKRARTMALLPYVSGE; encoded by the coding sequence ATGGGTGGACGCAGAGGTGGCCGTGCTAAGCGCCGTAAAGTATGTTACTTTACTGCTAACGGTATCACTAAAATCGATTATAAAGATGTAGATTTACTTAAAAAATTCATCTCAGAACGCGGTAAAATTTTACCTCGTCGTGTAACTGGTACAAGCGCTAAATACCAACGTAAATTAACGATTGCTATTAAACGTGCACGTACTATGGCTTTACTACCATACGTAAGTGGAGAATAA
- the dnaB gene encoding replicative DNA helicase — protein MSEILNDRMPPQNIEAEQAVLGAIFLEPQSLTLASEILIPEDFYRGAHQRIYTTMLKLNDEGKAVDLITVTAELAATNNLEDTGGVSYLSELAASVPTAANIEYYAKIVEEKSLLRRLIRTATNIAQDGYSREDEVEALLSEAEKNILEVAQRKNAGAFHNIKDVLVRTYDNIEEMHNRKGDITGIATGFAELDKMTAGFQRNDLIIVGARPSVGKTAFALNIAQNVAVKTGENVAIFSLEMGAEQLVMRMLCAEGNIDAQRLRTGSLTDEDWGKLTMAMGSLSNAGIFIDDTPGVKITDIRAKCRRLKQEHGLGMILIDYLQLILGSGRAGENRQQEVSEISRSLKQLARELQVPVIALSQLSRGVEQRQDKRPMMSDIRESGSIEQDADIVAFLYRDDYYDKESESKNIIEIIIAKQRNGPTGTVQLAFVKEYNKFVNLERRFEDGAMPTGA, from the coding sequence TTGAGTGAAATTTTAAATGATCGAATGCCCCCACAGAATATTGAGGCAGAGCAAGCTGTACTCGGGGCCATATTCCTTGAACCACAAAGCTTGACATTAGCATCTGAGATACTTATACCTGAAGATTTTTATAGAGGCGCACATCAAAGAATATATACAACAATGCTTAAATTGAATGACGAAGGTAAAGCAGTCGATTTAATTACAGTAACAGCAGAATTAGCAGCAACTAATAATTTAGAGGATACTGGTGGAGTTAGCTATTTAAGTGAGCTAGCTGCTTCGGTACCGACTGCTGCCAATATAGAATATTATGCGAAAATTGTAGAAGAAAAGTCATTGCTTCGCCGGTTAATTCGAACAGCGACGAATATTGCTCAAGATGGATATTCACGTGAAGATGAAGTGGAAGCTTTATTAAGTGAAGCAGAAAAGAATATTTTAGAAGTAGCGCAACGAAAAAATGCAGGGGCATTTCATAATATTAAAGATGTCCTTGTTCGAACATACGATAATATTGAAGAAATGCATAATCGTAAAGGGGATATCACAGGGATTGCAACAGGGTTTGCTGAGCTGGATAAAATGACGGCAGGTTTCCAGCGAAATGACTTAATTATCGTTGGAGCAAGACCATCAGTTGGTAAAACAGCTTTTGCCTTAAATATCGCTCAGAATGTTGCTGTAAAAACAGGCGAAAATGTAGCGATCTTTAGTTTGGAGATGGGGGCAGAGCAGCTTGTAATGCGTATGCTTTGTGCAGAAGGAAATATAGATGCCCAGCGTCTACGTACAGGATCGTTGACAGATGAGGACTGGGGAAAGCTAACGATGGCAATGGGAAGCTTGTCCAATGCAGGTATTTTCATTGATGATACACCAGGAGTAAAGATTACAGATATAAGAGCAAAATGTCGTCGTCTAAAGCAGGAACACGGCTTAGGAATGATATTAATTGATTACCTACAGCTAATCTTGGGAAGCGGCCGTGCAGGTGAAAATAGACAGCAAGAGGTATCAGAAATCTCTCGTTCCTTAAAACAGCTCGCACGTGAGCTTCAAGTGCCTGTAATTGCCTTATCCCAGTTATCACGTGGCGTAGAACAAAGACAAGATAAGCGTCCTATGATGTCTGATATCAGGGAATCAGGAAGTATTGAGCAGGATGCGGATATTGTAGCCTTCTTGTACCGTGATGATTACTATGACAAGGAATCGGAAAGCAAGAATATTATCGAAATCATTATTGCGAAGCAGCGTAATGGTCCAACTGGAACCGTGCAGCTAGCCTTTGTAAAAGAATATAATAAATTCGTTAATCTTGAACGGCGTTTTGAGGATGGCGCGATGCCAACAGGGGCCTAA
- a CDS encoding mechanosensitive ion channel family protein, producing MDENIKEGLDNLMNESLWSNLGFGALKLVLIFLISGIIIRVGKAAVRNIFKVRTHSSLQVSERREATLIKLLENTITYVVYFIAIMMSLSVFNIDVKALLAGAGIVGLAVGFGAQSLVKDIITGFFIIFEDQFSVGDQVRIGVYEGVVEEIGLRTTKIKGFTGEVNIIPNGSIIEVTNFSISNSKAVVDVSIAYQGDINRAEKVIQELIEKLPEQYEDIVGVPELLGVQNIQAAEVVIRVVAETLPMKHHAIARMLRKEIKNVLDENGIESPVPKLVMYSKP from the coding sequence ATGGATGAGAATATAAAAGAAGGTTTAGATAATCTCATGAATGAGAGTTTATGGAGTAATTTAGGCTTTGGAGCACTAAAGCTCGTCCTAATCTTTCTGATTAGTGGAATTATTATTAGAGTTGGGAAAGCTGCAGTAAGGAATATCTTTAAAGTAAGAACACACTCTTCCTTACAAGTTTCTGAAAGAAGAGAAGCTACATTAATAAAATTATTAGAAAATACTATCACCTATGTAGTATATTTTATTGCAATTATGATGTCATTATCTGTGTTTAACATTGATGTTAAGGCTTTATTAGCTGGAGCTGGAATTGTCGGGCTTGCTGTTGGCTTCGGAGCACAAAGTCTGGTGAAAGACATTATTACTGGATTCTTTATTATTTTTGAAGATCAATTTTCCGTTGGAGACCAAGTACGTATTGGTGTATATGAGGGAGTCGTAGAAGAAATAGGATTGCGAACGACAAAGATAAAAGGATTTACTGGGGAAGTAAATATTATTCCAAACGGAAGTATAATTGAAGTAACTAATTTCTCAATAAGTAATAGTAAAGCAGTGGTTGATGTAAGTATTGCTTATCAGGGTGATATTAATCGAGCAGAAAAGGTTATCCAGGAACTGATAGAAAAGCTACCAGAGCAATATGAGGATATTGTAGGTGTTCCAGAATTACTAGGAGTACAAAATATACAAGCAGCTGAAGTGGTTATTCGTGTAGTAGCAGAAACATTGCCAATGAAACACCATGCTATTGCAAGGATGTTAAGAAAAGAAATAAAGAATGTTTTAGATGAAAATGGAATAGAGAGTCCTGTTCCGAAATTAGTCATGTATTCGAAACCATAA
- the rpsF gene encoding 30S ribosomal protein S6, protein MKKYEIMYIIRPNIEDEAKKTLVERFNAILTDNGAELAESKEWGKRRLAYEINDFRDGYYQLVKVNAAPVAVEEFTRLAKISEDIIRHIVVKDEAK, encoded by the coding sequence ATGAAAAAGTACGAAATTATGTACATCATCCGTCCAAACATTGAAGATGAGGCTAAGAAAACTCTTGTTGAGCGTTTCAATGCTATTCTTACAGATAATGGTGCGGAATTAGCAGAATCAAAAGAATGGGGTAAACGTCGCCTTGCATATGAAATCAATGATTTCCGCGATGGTTACTATCAATTAGTAAAAGTTAACGCTGCGCCTGTAGCGGTTGAAGAATTCACTCGTTTAGCTAAGATCAGCGAAGATATCATTCGCCACATCGTAGTTAAAGATGAAGCAAAATAA
- the ychF gene encoding redox-regulated ATPase YchF — translation MALTAGIVGLPNVGKSTLFNAITQAGAESANYPFCTIDPNVGIVEVPDQRLTKLTELVQPKKTVPTTFEFTDIAGIVKGASKGEGLGNKFLSHIREVDAICQVVRCFADDNITHVSGKVDPISDIETINLELILADLESVEKRIGRVGKMAKQKDKEAVAELEVLELLKAAFEEEKPARTVEFTEEQAKIAKGLHLLTIKPVLYVANVGEDEIADAANNEYVKLVKEFAANENAEVIVICAKIEEEIAELEGEEKEMFLQELGIEESGLDQLIRAAYHLLGLATYFTAGVQEVRAWTFVQGMKAPQCAGIIHSDFERGFIRAETVSYDDLLASGNMVAAKEAGKVRLEGKEYVVRDGDIIHFRFNV, via the coding sequence ATGGCGTTAACTGCTGGAATAGTTGGTTTACCTAATGTTGGTAAATCTACATTATTTAATGCAATTACACAAGCGGGGGCAGAATCAGCGAACTATCCGTTCTGTACAATTGATCCAAACGTTGGAATTGTTGAAGTACCTGATCAACGTTTAACAAAATTAACAGAGTTAGTACAACCGAAAAAAACAGTACCTACAACTTTTGAATTTACAGATATTGCCGGAATTGTAAAAGGGGCAAGTAAAGGGGAAGGTCTTGGTAATAAGTTTTTATCTCATATTCGTGAAGTAGATGCTATCTGCCAAGTAGTACGTTGTTTTGCAGATGATAATATTACCCATGTATCAGGAAAAGTAGATCCTATCTCTGATATTGAAACAATCAACTTAGAATTAATTCTTGCTGATTTAGAATCAGTAGAAAAAAGAATTGGCCGAGTTGGAAAAATGGCGAAGCAAAAAGACAAAGAAGCAGTTGCGGAATTAGAAGTATTAGAATTACTAAAAGCTGCTTTTGAAGAGGAAAAACCAGCAAGAACGGTAGAGTTTACAGAGGAACAAGCGAAAATTGCAAAGGGTCTACATCTTTTAACAATAAAGCCTGTATTATATGTTGCGAATGTTGGCGAGGATGAAATTGCGGATGCAGCGAATAATGAATATGTGAAGCTCGTAAAAGAATTTGCTGCAAATGAAAATGCAGAAGTAATTGTTATCTGTGCGAAAATTGAAGAAGAAATTGCAGAGCTAGAAGGAGAAGAAAAAGAAATGTTCCTTCAAGAGCTTGGAATCGAAGAATCTGGATTAGATCAGTTAATTCGTGCTGCATATCATCTTCTTGGATTAGCAACTTACTTTACTGCTGGTGTTCAAGAAGTTCGTGCTTGGACATTTGTACAAGGAATGAAAGCACCACAATGTGCAGGTATTATTCATTCTGATTTTGAGAGAGGCTTTATCCGTGCGGAAACTGTTTCTTATGATGATTTATTAGCAAGTGGTAATATGGTTGCTGCGAAAGAAGCAGGTAAAGTTCGTTTAGAAGGTAAAGAGTATGTTGTGAGAGACGGAGATATTATCCATTTCCGTTTTAACGTATAA
- a CDS encoding glycosyltransferase family 4 protein translates to MKIAIFSDTYFPQVNGVAQTLRRLSNHLDKKQITYQVYSPENKSSTTYPNINQFPSLPFFLYPECRTVITNPKKIENNLKQFKPDLIHLATPYMMGLYGLFAAKKLNIPVVSSYHTNFDQYLKYYHASLLEPFLWKYLKWFHQSTEKIFVPSKETQKKLESLNFSDLKVWGRGIDSDLFKPNTDAKEQIKKKFHIREKYILLFVGRLAPEKDLDTLNKIVDKLPSNIKDSVHWLIVGDGPSKEMWEEKEKKQNNMTLTGYIKGDELARIYAGADLFVFPSYTETFGNVVLEAMACGTPAIVANEGGVKDFVIDNVNGRICEKRNAESFIVAISELLGNEKMRLGMGREARGYALTQSWNSIFDGLLSDYYEVIQSSQKLNKKYA, encoded by the coding sequence TTGAAAATTGCTATTTTTTCAGACACTTATTTTCCTCAAGTGAACGGTGTTGCACAGACATTAAGGAGACTTAGTAACCATCTTGACAAAAAGCAAATAACCTACCAAGTATATTCTCCAGAAAATAAATCTTCTACTACATACCCAAACATCAACCAATTTCCTAGCCTTCCATTTTTCCTTTATCCAGAGTGTCGAACCGTAATTACCAACCCCAAAAAAATTGAGAATAATTTAAAGCAATTTAAACCAGATCTTATCCATTTAGCGACACCCTATATGATGGGGTTATATGGGCTATTTGCTGCGAAAAAATTAAATATTCCGGTTGTATCTTCTTATCACACCAATTTTGATCAATATCTTAAATACTATCATGCCTCCTTACTAGAACCATTTTTATGGAAATATTTAAAATGGTTCCATCAATCAACAGAAAAAATATTTGTTCCAAGCAAAGAGACGCAGAAGAAATTAGAATCATTAAATTTTAGCGATTTAAAAGTTTGGGGAAGAGGGATTGATTCCGATCTTTTTAAGCCAAATACGGATGCCAAAGAGCAAATTAAAAAGAAATTTCATATCCGTGAAAAGTATATTTTATTGTTTGTAGGTAGATTGGCCCCTGAAAAGGATTTAGATACATTAAATAAGATTGTTGATAAATTGCCTTCTAATATAAAGGATTCTGTCCATTGGCTAATAGTTGGAGATGGGCCAAGCAAGGAAATGTGGGAAGAAAAGGAAAAAAAACAAAATAATATGACACTGACTGGTTATATAAAAGGGGATGAATTGGCAAGGATATATGCAGGAGCTGATCTTTTCGTTTTCCCTTCCTATACAGAAACTTTTGGTAATGTTGTATTAGAAGCAATGGCTTGTGGGACCCCGGCGATTGTTGCTAATGAGGGTGGCGTAAAAGACTTTGTGATAGATAATGTAAATGGAAGAATATGTGAAAAGAGAAATGCTGAAAGTTTTATTGTAGCGATTAGTGAGTTGTTAGGTAATGAAAAAATGAGATTAGGTATGGGGAGAGAAGCGAGGGGTTATGCTTTAACTCAATCATGGAATTCTATTTTTGATGGGCTATTAAGTGATTATTATGAAGTAATACAATCTAGTCAAAAGCTCAATAAAAAATATGCTTAA
- a CDS encoding ParB/RepB/Spo0J family partition protein codes for MAKGLGKGLDAFFPKIDVEKEENVQQISINELRPNPYQPRKFFDEEAIEELKLSILEHGILQPIIVRKSIKGYEIVVGERRYRAAKEAKLETVPAVVRQLSEQQMMELAVLENLQREDLSPIEEGHAYQTLMKKLKLTQEELAKRLGKSRPHIANHVRLLSLPKTVQNYISDGKISMGHGRTLLGLKNKDKLPAIVDKIIKEGLNVRQLEQLIQHLNENVSRETKKEKPPTKNVFIKEQESFLRERFGTTVHIKQKKNKGKIEIEFFSEEDLTRILHLFELENEK; via the coding sequence GTGGCTAAAGGACTTGGAAAAGGGTTAGATGCCTTTTTTCCTAAAATAGATGTCGAGAAGGAAGAAAATGTTCAACAGATAAGCATCAATGAATTGCGACCTAATCCTTATCAGCCTAGAAAATTCTTCGATGAGGAAGCAATCGAAGAATTGAAGCTTTCTATTCTTGAACACGGAATTCTGCAACCAATAATTGTGCGAAAAAGTATTAAAGGCTATGAGATAGTAGTTGGAGAGCGTAGATATCGTGCAGCTAAAGAAGCGAAGTTAGAGACTGTACCTGCAGTTGTTCGACAATTATCAGAACAGCAAATGATGGAATTAGCAGTATTAGAGAATCTTCAAAGAGAAGATCTATCCCCCATCGAAGAAGGACATGCCTATCAGACCTTGATGAAGAAGTTAAAACTGACACAAGAAGAGCTAGCAAAACGGTTAGGGAAAAGTAGACCACATATTGCTAACCATGTTCGGTTATTATCTCTTCCAAAAACGGTTCAAAATTATATTTCTGACGGTAAGATATCAATGGGACATGGAAGAACTTTACTAGGATTAAAAAATAAAGATAAGCTACCAGCAATCGTTGATAAAATTATTAAAGAAGGGTTAAATGTTCGTCAGCTTGAACAATTAATCCAGCATTTAAATGAGAATGTTTCACGTGAAACAAAGAAAGAAAAACCACCAACCAAAAATGTTTTTATTAAAGAGCAAGAGTCATTCCTTCGTGAAAGATTTGGAACTACTGTTCATATTAAACAAAAGAAAAATAAGGGGAAAATTGAAATTGAATTTTTCTCAGAAGAGGATTTAACTCGTATTCTTCATTTGTTTGAATTAGAAAATGAAAAGTAA
- the yyaC gene encoding spore protease YyaC: MTLYSSLFEKNELPIRIAHDEQLAALKIADSLSKQLPSVSTTQPIVFICIGTDRSTGDSLGPLIGTLLSEKNISPFHVYGTLDEPIHALNLEDKLREIHEKHRNPYIIGIDACLGRMKSVGVIQIGDGPVKPGSGVKKELPPVGNIHITGIVNISGFMEFLVLQNTRLSLVLNMAKIISKGIYHTSLRYMHSAEFKEYQIKEETV, encoded by the coding sequence ATGACCTTATATTCCAGCCTTTTCGAAAAAAATGAACTTCCTATTAGGATAGCTCATGACGAACAATTAGCAGCTTTAAAAATTGCAGATTCATTGTCTAAACAATTACCATCTGTTTCTACTACTCAACCAATTGTCTTTATTTGTATTGGAACCGATCGTTCTACTGGAGATTCATTAGGTCCACTTATCGGTACACTGTTAAGTGAAAAGAATATATCTCCATTTCATGTTTACGGGACATTAGACGAACCAATCCATGCACTTAATTTAGAGGATAAACTAAGGGAAATACATGAGAAACATAGGAATCCTTATATCATCGGCATAGATGCTTGTCTAGGCAGAATGAAAAGCGTTGGTGTCATTCAAATTGGAGATGGTCCTGTCAAGCCAGGAAGCGGCGTTAAAAAGGAGCTTCCTCCTGTAGGCAATATTCATATTACAGGGATTGTTAATATTAGTGGATTTATGGAGTTTCTAGTTCTTCAGAATACTAGATTAAGCCTAGTATTAAATATGGCAAAAATCATTTCAAAAGGGATTTATCATACTAGTCTTCGATATATGCATTCTGCAGAATTCAAGGAATACCAAATAAAAGAAGAAACTGTTTAA
- a CDS encoding DUF951 domain-containing protein: MEQKEFGLNDVVEMKKAHPCGTNRWKIIRLGMDIRIKCEGCEHSVLIPRREFSRKMKKVLVKHEE, encoded by the coding sequence ATGGAACAGAAAGAATTTGGTTTAAATGATGTAGTTGAGATGAAAAAAGCCCATCCATGCGGTACAAATCGTTGGAAAATCATTCGATTAGGAATGGATATTCGGATTAAATGTGAAGGATGCGAGCATAGTGTTCTTATTCCAAGAAGAGAATTTTCAAGGAAAATGAAAAAAGTTTTAGTGAAGCATGAAGAATAG
- a CDS encoding ParA family protein — translation MGKIITVANQKGGVGKTTTSVNLGSCLAYIGKRVLLVDIDPQGNATSGVGIEKADVDHCIYDVLVDDLEASMVIKQTNVENLDVIPATIQLAGAEIELVSTISREVRLKRALDEVKHNYDYILIDCPPSLGLLTINALTASDAVLIPVQCEYYALEGLSQLLNTVRLVQKHLNHDLAIEGVLLTMLDARTNLGLQVIEEVKKYFQDKVYKTIIPRNIRLSEAPSHGEPIIIYDPKSRGAEVYLELAKEVVTSG, via the coding sequence ATGGGTAAAATTATTACTGTTGCTAACCAAAAGGGTGGAGTTGGAAAGACAACTACATCAGTCAATCTTGGCTCTTGTTTAGCATATATCGGAAAAAGAGTACTATTAGTAGATATTGATCCACAAGGAAATGCTACTAGTGGTGTAGGTATTGAAAAAGCAGATGTTGATCATTGTATCTATGATGTGTTAGTCGATGATCTAGAAGCAAGTATGGTGATAAAACAGACAAATGTAGAGAATTTGGATGTTATCCCTGCAACTATTCAGTTAGCTGGAGCAGAAATAGAGCTGGTTTCTACTATTTCCAGAGAAGTAAGATTGAAAAGAGCTTTAGATGAAGTTAAGCACAACTATGATTATATATTAATAGATTGTCCTCCTTCTTTAGGGTTATTAACCATTAATGCGTTAACGGCATCGGATGCAGTATTGATACCTGTTCAATGTGAATATTACGCTTTAGAAGGATTAAGCCAACTATTAAATACTGTTCGACTTGTTCAAAAGCATTTAAATCATGACTTGGCAATTGAAGGTGTATTGCTGACAATGCTTGATGCTAGAACAAATCTTGGTCTACAGGTGATTGAGGAAGTCAAAAAGTATTTCCAAGATAAAGTTTATAAAACAATTATTCCAAGAAATATTCGATTATCAGAAGCACCAAGTCATGGGGAGCCAATAATCATTTATGATCCAAAATCACGTGGTGCTGAAGTTTATTTGGAACTTGCGAAGGAAGTGGTTACTAGTGGCTAA